From a single Ciconia boyciana chromosome 6, ASM3463844v1, whole genome shotgun sequence genomic region:
- the SLC35C1 gene encoding GDP-fucose transporter 1 isoform X1 — MTRAQLTRTGILRMALGGGAADPLLPAEGGGGQRAPFLLRALRIAVVVCLYWFTSIAMVFLNKYLLDSPSLRLDAPLFVTFFQCALTAALCLGLSLGAACGPPCAGLPALRLDPKVSRSVLPLSAVFIGMVTSNNLCLKHVGVAFYNVGRSLTTVFNVLLSYLLLKQTTSLYALLACGVIIGGFWLGVDQEGAEGTLSWTGIFFGILASLCVSLNAIYTKKVLPVVDGSIWRLTFYNNVNACVLFFPLMMLLGEFHTLYHFDKLGSPSFWGMMTLGGVFGFAIGYVTGLQIKFTSPLTHNVSGTAKACAQTVLAVIYFEETKSFLWWTSNLMVLGGSFAYTWVKGLEMRKMQEDPNVKSSERNETGV, encoded by the exons ATGACCAGGGCGCAGCTGACGCGGACGGGGATCCTGCGGATGGCGCTGGGCGGAGGTGCCGCCGATCCGCTGCTGCcggcggagggcggcgggggccagCGGGCGCCCTTCCTGCTGCGGGCCCTGCGCATCGCCGTGGTGGTCTGCCTCTACTGGTTCACCTCCATCGCCATGGTCTTCCTCAACAAGTACCTGCTGGACAGCCCCTCGCTGCGCCTCGACGCCCCCCTCTTCGTCACCTTCTTCCAGTGTGCCCTGACGGCCGCCCTCTGCCTGGGCCTCAGCCTGGGGGCAGCCTGCGGGCCCCCCTGCGCCGGCCTGCCTGCCCTCCGCCTCGACCCCAAGGTGTCCCGCAGCGTCCTGCCCCTCTCTGCCGTCTTCATCGGCATGGTTACCTCCAACAACCTCTGCCTCAAGCATGTCGGCGTGGCCTTCTACAACGTGGGGCGCTCCCTCACCACCGTCTTCAACGTGCTGCTCTCCTACCTGCTTCTCAAGCAGACCACCTCCCTCTATGCCCTCCTGGCCTGCGGAGTCATCATAG GTGGCTTCTGGCTGGGTGTTGAccaggaaggagcagagggCACTCTGTCATGGACAGGTATATTCTTTGGGATCTTAGCAAGCCTGTGTGTCTCACTCAATGCCATCTACACCAAGAAGGTGCTGCCTGTGGTGGATGGTAGCATCTGGCGCCTGACCTTCTACAACAACGTCAATGCTTGTGTCCTGTTCTTCCCCCTCATGATGCTGCTGGGCGAGTTCCACACCCTCTACCACTTTGACAAGCTGGGGAGCCCCAGTTTTTGGGGCATGATGACCCTGGGGGGCGTGTTTGGCTTTGCCATTGGGTATGTGACCGGACTTCAGATTAAGTTCACTAGCCCACTCACCCACAATGTGTCTGGGACAGCCAAGGCCTGTGCCCAAACAGTGCTGGCTGTTATCTACTTTGAGGAGACAAAGAGCTTCTTGTGGTGGACGAGTAACTTGATGGTTCTGGGGGGCTCCTTTGCCTACACATGGGTGAAGGGGCTGGAGATGAGAAAGATGCAAGAGGATCCTAATGTCAAGAGCAGCGAAAGAAATGAGACTGGTGTGTag
- the SLC35C1 gene encoding GDP-fucose transporter 1 isoform X2 has product MALGGGAADPLLPAEGGGGQRAPFLLRALRIAVVVCLYWFTSIAMVFLNKYLLDSPSLRLDAPLFVTFFQCALTAALCLGLSLGAACGPPCAGLPALRLDPKVSRSVLPLSAVFIGMVTSNNLCLKHVGVAFYNVGRSLTTVFNVLLSYLLLKQTTSLYALLACGVIIGGFWLGVDQEGAEGTLSWTGIFFGILASLCVSLNAIYTKKVLPVVDGSIWRLTFYNNVNACVLFFPLMMLLGEFHTLYHFDKLGSPSFWGMMTLGGVFGFAIGYVTGLQIKFTSPLTHNVSGTAKACAQTVLAVIYFEETKSFLWWTSNLMVLGGSFAYTWVKGLEMRKMQEDPNVKSSERNETGV; this is encoded by the exons ATGGCGCTGGGCGGAGGTGCCGCCGATCCGCTGCTGCcggcggagggcggcgggggccagCGGGCGCCCTTCCTGCTGCGGGCCCTGCGCATCGCCGTGGTGGTCTGCCTCTACTGGTTCACCTCCATCGCCATGGTCTTCCTCAACAAGTACCTGCTGGACAGCCCCTCGCTGCGCCTCGACGCCCCCCTCTTCGTCACCTTCTTCCAGTGTGCCCTGACGGCCGCCCTCTGCCTGGGCCTCAGCCTGGGGGCAGCCTGCGGGCCCCCCTGCGCCGGCCTGCCTGCCCTCCGCCTCGACCCCAAGGTGTCCCGCAGCGTCCTGCCCCTCTCTGCCGTCTTCATCGGCATGGTTACCTCCAACAACCTCTGCCTCAAGCATGTCGGCGTGGCCTTCTACAACGTGGGGCGCTCCCTCACCACCGTCTTCAACGTGCTGCTCTCCTACCTGCTTCTCAAGCAGACCACCTCCCTCTATGCCCTCCTGGCCTGCGGAGTCATCATAG GTGGCTTCTGGCTGGGTGTTGAccaggaaggagcagagggCACTCTGTCATGGACAGGTATATTCTTTGGGATCTTAGCAAGCCTGTGTGTCTCACTCAATGCCATCTACACCAAGAAGGTGCTGCCTGTGGTGGATGGTAGCATCTGGCGCCTGACCTTCTACAACAACGTCAATGCTTGTGTCCTGTTCTTCCCCCTCATGATGCTGCTGGGCGAGTTCCACACCCTCTACCACTTTGACAAGCTGGGGAGCCCCAGTTTTTGGGGCATGATGACCCTGGGGGGCGTGTTTGGCTTTGCCATTGGGTATGTGACCGGACTTCAGATTAAGTTCACTAGCCCACTCACCCACAATGTGTCTGGGACAGCCAAGGCCTGTGCCCAAACAGTGCTGGCTGTTATCTACTTTGAGGAGACAAAGAGCTTCTTGTGGTGGACGAGTAACTTGATGGTTCTGGGGGGCTCCTTTGCCTACACATGGGTGAAGGGGCTGGAGATGAGAAAGATGCAAGAGGATCCTAATGTCAAGAGCAGCGAAAGAAATGAGACTGGTGTGTag
- the CRY2 gene encoding cryptochrome-2: MAAAMAAAAPAPAPAPAPALCRSVHWFRRGLRLHDNPALQEALRDAASLRCIYILDPWFAASSAVGINRWRFLLQSLEDLDNSLRKLNSRLFVVRGQPTDVFPRLFKEWGVTRLTFEYDSEPFGKERDAAIVKLAKEAGVEVVIENSHTLYDLDRIIELNGHKPPLTYKRFQAIISRMELPKKPVSTVMSQQMETCKVDIQENHDDVYGVPSLEELGFPTDGLAPAVWQGGETEALARLDKHLERKAWVANYERPRMNANSLLASPTGLSPYLRFGCLSCRLFYYRLWELYKKVKRNSTPPLSLYGQLLWREFFYTAATNNPKFDRMEGNPICIQIPWDRNPEALAKWAEGKTGFPWIDAIMTQLRQEGWIHHLARHAVACFLTRGDLWISWESGVRVFDELLLDADFSVNAGSWMWLSCSAFFQQFFHCYCPVGFGRRTDPSGDYVKRYLPKLKGFPSRYIYEPWNAPESVQKAAKCIIGVDYPKPMVNHAETSRLNIERMKQIYQQLSRYRGLCLLASVPSCVEDISGPVADSASGQGCSTSTAMRLSQADQASPKRKHEGAEELCTEELYKRAKVTCLPAPEIPGKSL, from the exons ATGGCGGCggcgatggcggcggcggctccggccccggctccggccccggccccggcccttTGCCGCTCGGTGCATTGGTTCCGCCGCGGGCTGCGTCTCCACGACAATCCGGCGCTGCAGGAAGCGCTACGTGACGCTGCGTCCCTCCGTTGCATCTATATCCTGGACCCCTGGTTCGCCGCCTCCTCCGCCGTGGGCATCAACCGCTGGCG atTTCTGCTCCAGTCTCTGGAAGATCTGGACAACAGTTTAAGGAAACTCAACTCTCGCTTGTTTGTTGTGCGAGGGCAGCCAACAGATGTCTTCCCAAGACTCTTCAAA GAATGGGGAGTCACTCGTCTCACCTTCGAATACGACTCGGAGCCGTTTGGTAAGGAGAGAGATGCAGCTATCGTCAAACTGGCCAAGGAGGCTGGCGTGGAGGTGGTGATAGAGAACTCCCACACCCTCTATGACCTGGACAG AATAATTGAGCTGAATGGCCACAAGCCACCCCTCACCTACAAGCGCTTCCAGGCCATCATTAGCCGTATGGAGCTCCCAAAGAAGCCGGTGAGCACCGTAATGAGCCAGCAGATGGAGACCTGTAAAGTGGACATCCAGGAGAACCATGATGATGTGTATGGGGTCCCGTCACTGGAAGAGCTGG GCTTTCCTACGGATGGTCTTGCCCCTGCAGTTTGGCAAGGAGGGGAGACGGAAGCCTTGGCACGGCTGGATAAACACTTGGAAAGAAAG GCATGGGTTGCCAATTATGAAAGACCAAGGATGAACGCCAATTCATTGCTGGCCAGCCCTACAGGACTTAGTCCCTACCTGCGTTTTGGCTGCTTGTCCTGCCGCTTGTTTTACTATCGTCTCTGGGAGCTGTATAAGAAG GTAAAGCGGAACAGCACACCCCCCCTCTCTCTGTATGGACAGCTTCTGTGGCGGGAGTTTTTCTACACAGCGGCCACAAACAACCCAAAATTTGATCGTATGGAGGGGAACCCCATCTGCATCCAAATCCCCTGGGACAGGAACCCTGAAGCCTTGGCCAAGTGGGCAGAGGGCAAGACAGGCTTCCCTTGGATCGATGCAATCATGACCCAACTGAGACAGGAAGGGTGGATCCACCATCTGGCCAGGCATGCGGTGGCCTGCTTCCTGACCAGGGGCGACCTCTGGATCAGCTGGGAGTCAGGAGTCAGG GTATTTGACGAACTGTTGCTGGATGCAGATTTCAGCGTAAATGCAGGCAGCTGGATGTGGCTTTCATGCAGTGCGTTCTTCCAGCAGTTCTTCCACTGTTACTGCCCTGTGGGCTTCGGACGTCGCACAGACCCCAGTGGTGACTACGTTAA GAGGTATCTGCCCAAACTAAAGGGCTTCCCATCACGATATATCTACGAACCATGGAATGCCCCAGAGTCCGTGCAGAAGGCAGCCAAGTGCATCATTGGGGTGGACTACCCCAAACCCATGGTGAACCATGCGGAGACCAGCCGGCTGAACATTGAACGCATGAAGCAGATCTACCAGCAGCTGTCGCGCTATAGGGGGCTCT GTTTACTGGCATCAGTCCCTTCATGTGTGGAAGATATCAGTGGCCCAGTTGCAGACTCAGCttcagggcagggctgcagcaccagTACAG CGATGAGGCTGTCACAAGCAGACCAGGCTTCTCCAAAGCGCAAACATGAGGGAGCAGAAGAGCTGTGCACTGAAGAACTGTACAAACGAGCCAAAGTGACGTGTCTCCCCGCTCCAGAGATCCCTGGCAAGAGTTTATGA